A genomic segment from Salvia splendens isolate huo1 chromosome 13, SspV2, whole genome shotgun sequence encodes:
- the LOC121760368 gene encoding uncharacterized transmembrane protein DDB_G0289901-like produces MDPLPSVDYAYNLIQQEETRLRVLQQANTGGAAAMDGIGTGLAIRGWQNPTGGSQGGGRGSNGGGRGSNSGGRGSDWWEEKHGKPPQPQTPWNRGGHAAAAVGGDGGNAVQGVAQTAGAVQPGGRTRNEAAQPANTTGAANFVASGSGSVIHDWSEELMRGEAAPDSDNCLANTVSAEKNSIEAEEREIEEVEVEGVDPDTGRYILPPRSNRGVPPKR; encoded by the exons ATGGACCCACTTCCCTCCGTCGACTATGCGTACAACCTGATTCAGCAGGAGGAGACACGACTTCGAGTGTTACAACAGGCAAACACCGGCGGAGCAGCTGCCATGGATGGAATTGGAACTGGCCTCGCCATCCGAGGGTGGCAGAACCCTACCGGCGGCTCTCAGGGTGGCGGTCGCGGCAGCAACGGTGGTGGTCGCGGCAGCAACAGTGGTGGTCGCGGCAGTG attggtgggaagagaagCACGGCAAGCCGCCGCAACCGCAAACACCATGGAACCGTGGCGGGCACGCCGCCGCAGCAGTTGGAGGCGACGGAGGCAACGCCGTGCAGGGGGTCGCGCAAACCGCCGGTGCTGTCCAGCCAGGAGGAAGGACCAGAAATGAAGCTGCTCAGCCGGCGAATACAACCGGGGCAGCAAACTTCGTTGCCAGCGGAAGTGGGAGTGTAATTCATGATTGGAGTGAAGAATTGATGAGGGGAGAGGCGGCGCCCGATTCAg ATAATTGTTTGGCTAACACTGTAAGTGCAGAAAAAAATTCAATTGAGGCCGAAGAAAGGGAAATTGAGGAAGTCGAGGTCGAAGGAGTTGACCCTGACACTGGGAGGTACATACTTCCACCAAGGTCaaacagaggagttccacccaaaag ATAG
- the LOC121760369 gene encoding beta-glucosidase 13-like, translating into MASHFVFLFLLVVCLIWKEVVIVSSQSINYSNPNSKQYGFWEGDADKILDSWSILNQEISGYDNSSHLNRSSLPPDFIFGAASSAYQYEGAAFEGGKGISVWDTFSHTPGKISDGTNGDVATNFYHFYKDDVKLLKTLGVDAFKMSISWPRILPLGKLSGGINKEGVAFYNNLLNELISNGITPFVTLFHWDVPQALENEYGGFLSPLIIDDFRDFAEVCFKEYGDRIKHWITINEAYMFSLNGYDGGLYGELAPGRCSSCPRGDSANEPYIVAHRLLLSHATTVKLYKHKYQTTQKGEIGITLYSNWFVPYSSTDLDIKAAERALEFMYGWFMNPIVEGDYPAVMRSIVKNRLPNFTKEESSMLKGSFDFIGLNYYTANYAAHISTPNPNISCSTDNMVHFSLDIDGVPIGEPTAVSLLCVYPQGLHDILLYTKQKYNISKVIYITETGRADFYNSSTEDQQRIDFYYGHIRAVQQAIEKGVNVKGFFAWSFLDNFEWALGYTIRFGFYYVDFENGLKRIPKRSALWFKNFLNYK; encoded by the exons ATGGCTTCGCATTTTGTGTTTCTGTTTCTGCTTGTGGTGTGTTTGATTTGGAAAGAAGTAGTGATTGTTTCTTCTCAATCAATAAATTATTCAAACCCCAATTCCAAACAA TACGGCTTTTGGGAAGGAGATGCTGATAAAATATTAGATTCTTGGAGCATTTTAAATCAAGAGATTTCAG GTTATGATAATTCATCACATCTGAATCGAAGCAGCCTCCCACCAGATTTTATATTTGGTGCTGCATCATCGGCCTATCAA TATGAGGGAGCTGCATTTGAAGGGGGGAAAGGAATAAGTGTGTGGGACACATTCAGCCACACACCAG GCAAAATATCAGACGGGACCAACGGTGATGTGGCTACAAACTTCTaccatttttataag GATGATGTAAAGTTGCTGAAGACTTTAGGAGTTGATGCTTTCAAAATGTCCATCTCTTGGCCTCGAATATTACCTC TTGGGAAGCTAAGTGGTGGAATCAACAAAGAAGGAGTAGCCTTTTACAACAACCTTTTGAATGAGCTCATATCAAATG GTATAACCCCATTTGTGACACTATTTCATTGGGACGTTCCTCAAGCACTAGAAAATGAGTATGGAGGTTTCCTAAGTCCACTCATTAT AGATGATTTTAGAGATTTCGCAGAAGTTTGTTTCAAAGAATATGGCGATCGAATTAAGCATTGGATTACAATAAACGAGGCATATATGTTCTCTCTAAATGGATATGATGGAGGTTTGTACGGAGAGTTAGCCCCTGGGAGATGCTCCTCTTGCCCTCGAGGTGACTCTGCAAACGAACCTTACATCGTCGCTCATCGTTTGCTTCTCTCTCATGCCACAACTGTCAAACTATACAAACACAAATATCAG ACAACTCAAAAGGGTGAAATAGGCATAACACTATATTCCAACTGGTTTGTACCTTATTCGAGCACCGACCTCGATATCAAAGCTGCCGAAAGAGCCCTTGAATTTATGTATGGATG GTTTATGAATCCAATAGTAGAAGGAGATTATCCAGCAGTAATGCGTTCCATTGTAAAAAATCGGTTGCCAAATTTTACAAAGGAGGAAAGCTCAATGTTGAAAGGGTCATTCGATTTCATAGGATTGAATTATTATACAGCAAATTATGCAGCACATATCTCCACTCCCAATCCCAATATCAGCTGCTCCACTGATAATATGGTTCATTTTTCTT TGGATATTGATGGTGTGCCAATTGGTGAACCG ACTGCAGTTAGCCTTTTATGTGTCTATCCACAAGGACTTCATGATATTCTACTCTACACCAAGCAAAAATACAATATTTCCAAAGTTATTTACATAACAGAAACAG gtaGAGCTGACTTTTACAATAGCAGTACAGAAGACCAACAACGAATTGATTTTTACTATGGTCATATTAGAGCTGTTCAACAAGCCATTGA GAAGGGTGTAAATGTAAAGGGCTTTTTCGCATGGTCATTTTTGGACAATTTTGAATGGGCATTGGGTTACACGATTCGATTTGGGTTTTATTACGTGGATTTCGAGAATGGGCTTAAAAGAATTCCTAAACGATCTGCTTTATGGTTTAAGAATTTCCTCAACTACAAGTAA
- the LOC121761717 gene encoding uncharacterized protein LOC121761717: MKNDEDSSSEQRVIHEYDFFDENRTGPILSHILPIEREATQMNNCDGSTTSKQRVVYEYDFFDENCTSPIRTHLVPIGTEATPAGMFEVFEKTLEAMDVSNTLFVRGSERVMWFLREEERRKVERGGFLEVETIDPSGNGYMMRLKHSQIFVGVAEISGEWFKLVNDNKLKKGDYVYGWGYRKDGHFCIAIKYLRFKASCDQDEELQ; encoded by the exons ATGAAGAACGATGAGGATTCATCGTCGGAACAAAGAGTCATCCATGAATACGATTTCTTCGACGAAAACCGCACCGGCCCCATACTCAGTCACATTCTCCCAATCGAAAGAGAAGCAACGCAGATGAACAACTGTGATGGTTCAACGACATCAAAACAAAGAGTAGTCTACGAATACGATTTTTTCGACGAAAATTGCACTAGCCCCATTCGTACTCACCTTGTCCCAATCGGAACAGAAGCAACTCCAGCAGGTATGTTTGAAGTGTTCGAAAAGACACTTGAGGCCATGGACGTGTCGAACACGCTTTTCGTGAGGGGGAGCGAGAGAGTTATGTGGTTTCttagagaagaagagagaaggaaaGTAGAGAGAGGAGGGTTTCTTGAGGTGGAAACAATAGATCCAAGCGGCAACGGTTACATGATGCGGTTGAAGCATAGCCAAATCTTCGTCGGCGTGGCTGAGATAAGTGGAGAATGGTTCAAGCTTGTTAATGACAACAAATTGAAGAAAGGGGACTACGTTTATGGCTGGGGATATCGCAAAGATGGACACTTTTGCATCGCCATCAAATACCTTAG GTTTAAGGCCTCATGCGATCAAGATGAAGAATTGCAATAA
- the LOC121761737 gene encoding uncharacterized protein LOC121761737 has product MEMKNDEDSSSEQRVVYEYDFFNENRTCPIRSHILPIERESTPAEMKKQRVVYEYDFFDENRTGPIRSFLVPIEREATPADMFEVFEKTLEAMDLSNTLFVREIERVMWFLREKERKKLERGGFLEVPTIDPSGNVYKMQLKQSPIFIGVAEMSGEWAKLVGDNKLKKGDWVYGWGYRRDGHFCIAINYLRFKASCDCNKSLLLPFSCF; this is encoded by the exons ATGGAGATGAAGAACGATGAGGATTCATCGTCGGAACAAAGAGTCGTCTATGAATACGATTTCTTCAACGAAAACCGCACCTGCCCCATTCGCAGTCACATTCTCCCAATTGAAAGAGAATCAACACCAGCGGAGATGAAGAAACAAAGAGTCGTCTATGAATATGATTTTTTCGACGAAAACCGCACCGGCCCCATACGCAGTTTCCTTGTCCCAATTGAAAGAGAAGCAACTCCAGCAGATATGTTTGAAGTGTTTGAAAAGACGCTGGAGGCCATGGACTTGTCGAACACGCTTTTCGTGAGGGAGATCGAGAGAGTAATGTGGTTTCttagagaaaaagagagaaagaagctAGAGAGAGGAGGGTTTCTTGAGGTTCCAACGATAGATCCAAGTGGCAACGTTTACAAGATGCAGTTGAAGCAAAGCCCTATCTTCATCGGCGTGGCTGAGATGAGTGGAGAATGGGCCAAGCTTGTTGGTGACAACAAATTGAAGAAAGGGGATTGGGTTTATGGTTGGGGATATCGCAGAGACGGACACTTCTGCATCGCCATCAATTACCTGAG GTTTAAGGCCTCATGCGATTGCAATAAAAGTTTACTTCTACCTTTTAGTTGTTTTTAG